The following nucleotide sequence is from Nocardioides daedukensis.
AACCGGCCCGAGCTCGGTTGCTGCACCCGCTCGGCGATCCGGCGGACGGCCTCGCGCTCGGCGAACAGCGGCACCAGCGCGCCGCTCTCCTCGCGGATCGGCCCGCGTGGTCGGGGTGCGGGCACGAGCACCCGCAGGCTGCGCGGCGGCAGGCCGAGCACGCTCTCGAGGTGGGCGACGACGACCTGCGAGCTCTTGCGCCCGGGCACGCGGTTGCCGCTCTGCCAATAGCTCAGGGTGGCGATGCTGACCTCGACGTCGCGCTCGCGGAGTCGAGCAGCGATGTTCTCCAGGCCCAGTCCGCTGGCCTCGACCGCGTCGCGCAGGGCACGGGCGAAGGGGGCGGCGCGGGGCGCGAGAGTGCTGGACACGTTTTCTCCCATTCCGTGCCCTGGTCCATCTCCCCGAGGGGTCGAACCTAACAGCCGACCGAGCCTGCCGCATCCCGTTCGTGGGTCGCGGGCCTACCCTGCAGACGTGACCTCACTACTGATCATCGGCGCGACCGGCGCGGTCGGTTCCCGCACATTGGCCGCTGCCCTCGCGGACGAGCGCGTGGACCGGGTGTTCGCGCTGGGTCGTCGCCCGCTGCCCGAGCACCCCAAGCTCGATGCTCGGGTGGTCGACTTCGACACGCTGGACACGGTCCCGCCGGTCGACGCGGTGGTGTGTGCACTCGGCACCACGCGCCGCGACGCCGAGACCCGTGAGGCCTATCGCCGGATCGACCACGACATCGTGGTGCGGGTCGCGGAGCTGGCCCGAGAAGCTGGCGCGACGACCTGTGCGCTGGTCTCCTCGCTGGGCGCCAACCCGGCTTCGCGCACGTTCTACCTGCGGCTCAAGGGCGAGGTGGAGGAGTCGGTACGCCGTGTGGGCTTCGAGTCCGTGACCGTCGTGCGGCCCTCGGGACTCGTCGGCGGTGAACGGACCCGGAAGAACGGGCTCGGTGACCGGCTGGTGGAGGCCAGCGCGGTGATCGGTCCGCTGGTGCCCGCGCGCTATCGGCCCGTGCACGTGGATCGGGTCGCTGCGGTGCTGCTCGACGCCGTGCTCTCGCCCGAGGCCGGCATACGGGTCAGGGAGTCCGAGACGCTCTGAGGGCCTTGGGTGCCCAACTGATGGGTTGGTCGGTGGGGGTCGCGAAGGCGGCGCCTAACTGATGGGTTGGTCGTCGAAATCGGCTCTTTGGAGCGCCCAAGGCATCAGTTACGCGAGGCGAGCGACCGAACCCATCAGTTTGTGCGGGGCTGGGTCCCAAGGCATCAGTTAGACGGGCGCCAAGGGGTTCGAGGCGCTGTCGGCGCGCGGAGCCGACCAACTGATGGGTTGGTCGTCGAAATCGGCCGTCTGGGGCGCCCAAGGCATCAGTTACTCGACGCGGGCGACCGAACCCATCAGTTAGCGCGGGACCGAGCGCCCAACGCATCAGTTGCGCGCGACGAGGCGCCCAACCCATCAGTTGGCCCGGAGCTGAAGCCTCAGCGACCCTGGTTGGCAACAGCGGCAGCAGCGGCTGCGGCGGCCTCGGGGTCGAGGTACTCGCCACCGCGCACGGTCGGCTTCAGGTGGTCGTCGAGGCGGTAGACCAGGGGCATCCCGGTGGGAATGTTGAGCCCGGCGATGTCCTCGTCGCTGATGCCGTCCAGGTGCTTCACGATCGCGCGGAGGCTGTTGCCGTGGGCGGCGACCAGCACGGTCTTGCCCGCACGCAGGTCGGGCGTGATGTCGGCGTCCCAGTAGGGGAGCAGGCGCGCGATGACGTCCTTGAGGCACTCGGTGCGCGGGCGCTCGTCGCCGAGGTCGGCGTAGCGCGGGTCGTCGGCCTGGGAGAACTCCGAGGAGTCGTCCAGTGGCGGCGGCGGAGTGTCGAAGGAGCGGCGCCAGGTCATGAACTGCTCCTCGCCGAACTCGGCCAGGGTCTGCTTCTTGTCCTTGCCCTGCAGTGCGCCGTAGTGACGCTCGTTGAGGCGCCAGGAGCGCTTCACCGGGATCCAGTGCCGGTCGGCGGCGTCGAGGGCCATCGCGGCGGTGTTGATCGCGCGGCGCTGCAGCGAGGTGTGCACGACGTCGGGCAGCAGGCCGGCAGCCTTGAGCTGCTCACCGCCGCGTACGGCTTCGCCGCGGCCCTTCTCGGTGAGGGCCACGTCCACCCAGCCGGTGAACAGGTTCTTCGCGTTCCACTCGCTCTCGCCGTGGCGGAGCAGGATCAGCGTGTACGCCATCAGTGCGACTCTTCGCCCTCGGCGTCGCTGTGTCCGCCGTCCTCGTCCTTGGCGACGCCCGGGTCGGTGGCGTGGTTGTCGGTCGGGGTCAGCTTCTCGCCGTCCTGGCCGGCCCAGTGGCCGTTGTTGTTGACGACCGGTACGTCGAGGGTGACCGGGTCGCCCTCGTCGAAGGTGAAGGTGACCTTGACGAAGTCGCCGGCCTTGAAGTCGCCGGTGACCTTGATGCCGGCGACGTCGCGGCCCTCGCGCTCGGGGAGCGGCTTCTCCTCGAGGGTGGCGATGCGGGTGTAGTCACCGGCGCGCACCAGGATCGGCTCACTGAGCTCGGCGGTCACGTCACCGGAGACCTCGGTCAGCTTCTTGTCCGCGCTGCCGGCCTTCTCGCCGACCGCAACCGAGTCGTTGTTCACCAGGCTGGTGACCAGGGTGCCGGAGCCGTCCTTGGTCGCCACGATGACAGCGTTGAGTACGTCGACCCGCTCGCTGCGGTCGTTCGCGCCGGGGGCAGGCGTGTAGACCTTGTCCGTCGCAAAGCTGCAGGAGGAGAGTGCCGGGGCAGCGAGCACGAGCGCGCCGATGGCGGTGGCGCGGGCGATTCGGGTGCGAAGCAGCATCTGTGAGCCTTCGTTGTCGTCGGCGGACCGTCTCTGACCGGACCGCGGCATGCGGATCACACCATATCGTTCAACGGGCGAGCCCGGAGGTGAGGGCTGCCACGATGAGCAGAGCCCCACTCACGACCAACCAGACGATCGAGATCAGCATCAGCTTGGGCGCTCCGGTCTTGAGCGCGATCTTGAGCGGGAGGCTGGAGCTGCCGTCCTTGTTGTCGTCGACCAGGCCCGGCAGGGAACGGATCAGGTGCACGCCGATGCCGATCAGGGCGGCGGTGATGGTGATCGCCACCGTGGGCGGGTCGCCGGCGTCGTCGCGGCCCCAGCCGCCCCACGACAGGAAGGTGGGGAAGGCGCCGAAGGTCAGGGCCCAGGGCACGAACGAGAA
It contains:
- a CDS encoding NAD(P)H-binding protein; this encodes MTSLLIIGATGAVGSRTLAAALADERVDRVFALGRRPLPEHPKLDARVVDFDTLDTVPPVDAVVCALGTTRRDAETREAYRRIDHDIVVRVAELAREAGATTCALVSSLGANPASRTFYLRLKGEVEESVRRVGFESVTVVRPSGLVGGERTRKNGLGDRLVEASAVIGPLVPARYRPVHVDRVAAVLLDAVLSPEAGIRVRESETL
- a CDS encoding phosphoglyceromutase, whose translation is MAYTLILLRHGESEWNAKNLFTGWVDVALTEKGRGEAVRGGEQLKAAGLLPDVVHTSLQRRAINTAAMALDAADRHWIPVKRSWRLNERHYGALQGKDKKQTLAEFGEEQFMTWRRSFDTPPPPLDDSSEFSQADDPRYADLGDERPRTECLKDVIARLLPYWDADITPDLRAGKTVLVAAHGNSLRAIVKHLDGISDEDIAGLNIPTGMPLVYRLDDHLKPTVRGGEYLDPEAAAAAAAAVANQGR